A genome region from Dolichospermum compactum NIES-806 includes the following:
- a CDS encoding glycosyltransferase family 2 protein → MPSINFDPKPTISIILCTYNRAKYLKDCINSVLQQTFQDFELIVVDDGSQDHTFEIVNGYLQKFNHVRYLKHQNRKAAYARNAGIQASFGNYITFIDSDDTYKPHHLESRLEFMQANPEIDLIEGGCEIEEEFSVPDYFQPDQTINIRECVVGATFFGKRPMFFELKGFNNIPYGEDADLWERAEKIFKTQKIKEPETYIYTRVEDSTTKIFLDKMSYDN, encoded by the coding sequence ATGCCTAGTATAAATTTTGACCCTAAGCCGACAATCTCGATTATTTTATGTACCTACAATCGAGCAAAATATTTAAAAGATTGCATAAATAGTGTACTTCAACAAACTTTTCAGGATTTTGAATTAATTGTAGTTGATGATGGTAGCCAAGATCATACTTTTGAAATTGTCAATGGTTACTTACAAAAATTTAACCATGTTCGTTATCTTAAACATCAAAATCGGAAAGCCGCTTACGCCAGAAATGCGGGTATTCAAGCATCTTTTGGTAACTATATCACGTTTATTGACAGTGACGATACCTATAAACCCCATCATCTAGAATCGCGGCTGGAATTTATGCAAGCTAATCCAGAGATTGATTTGATTGAAGGTGGATGTGAAATTGAGGAGGAATTTTCTGTTCCTGATTATTTTCAACCTGATCAAACAATTAATATTAGAGAATGCGTTGTCGGCGCTACATTTTTTGGAAAAAGACCGATGTTTTTTGAATTAAAGGGATTTAATAATATTCCCTATGGCGAGGATGCAGATTTGTGGGAACGTGCCGAAAAGATATTTAAAACTCAAAAAATCAAAGAGCCGGAAACCTATATTTATACGAGAGTGGAAGATAGTACGACTAAGATTTTCTTGGATAAAATGTCCTATGATAATTAA
- the murG gene encoding undecaprenyldiphospho-muramoylpentapeptide beta-N-acetylglucosaminyltransferase: MVNPSIKLLIAASGTGGHLFPAIALAEKLPEYNIEWLGVPNRLETQLVPKIYPLNTVAVEGFQQGLSLGSVRTLWKLISSILQVRRILQQGKFQGVFTTGGYIAGPAVIAARSLGLPVVFHESNAIPGKVTRFFGPWCKAVAIGFDVTTQYLPGTKTVCVGTPVRSQFLDEAVNNTLDLPIPDGVPLIVVFGGSQGAVAVNKLVRQSADALFQAGAYIVHLTGDNDPDIHSLQHPQYIALAFYDHMAALLRRANLAISRSGAGSLTELAVCGVPSILIPYPFAAEDHQSYNAAVFTQAGAALSFKQSDLTPEIFTTQVLNLLQSRTELGKMAEKAASIAVPDSADKLATLVREAIEN; the protein is encoded by the coding sequence ATGGTAAATCCATCAATTAAATTACTTATAGCAGCTAGTGGGACAGGTGGACACTTGTTTCCTGCGATCGCATTGGCAGAAAAACTGCCAGAATACAATATTGAATGGCTGGGTGTGCCAAATAGGCTAGAAACTCAGTTAGTTCCCAAGATATATCCTTTAAATACGGTTGCTGTTGAAGGGTTTCAGCAAGGTTTGAGTCTTGGTTCTGTCCGCACTTTATGGAAACTAATCAGTTCGATTCTTCAAGTTAGACGGATTTTGCAACAAGGAAAGTTCCAAGGAGTTTTCACCACAGGGGGTTATATTGCCGGTCCTGCGGTGATTGCAGCGCGTTCTTTGGGTTTACCTGTGGTTTTTCATGAATCCAATGCAATACCGGGTAAAGTTACCCGCTTTTTTGGTCCTTGGTGTAAGGCTGTGGCAATAGGATTTGACGTAACTACTCAATATTTACCTGGGACAAAAACTGTCTGTGTGGGTACTCCTGTGCGGTCTCAATTTTTAGATGAAGCTGTTAATAACACTTTAGATTTACCTATTCCTGATGGTGTGCCTCTAATTGTGGTGTTTGGTGGTAGTCAAGGGGCTGTAGCTGTAAATAAATTAGTCCGACAGTCTGCGGACGCTTTGTTTCAAGCCGGTGCTTATATTGTGCATCTAACAGGGGATAATGATCCTGATATTCATAGTCTTCAACATCCTCAATATATCGCCTTGGCTTTTTATGATCATATGGCGGCTTTGTTGCGAAGAGCTAATTTAGCTATTAGTCGTTCTGGCGCGGGTAGCTTGACAGAATTGGCAGTTTGTGGTGTTCCATCAATTTTGATCCCCTATCCCTTTGCGGCGGAAGATCATCAATCTTATAATGCGGCAGTATTTACTCAGGCTGGTGCGGCTTTGTCCTTTAAACAGTCGGATTTAACTCCAGAAATATTTACAACTCAGGTGTTGAATTTGTTGCAGTCTCGGACGGAATTAGGGAAAATGGCAGAGAAAGCCGCATCAATCGCTGTTCCTGATAGTGCAGATAAATTGGCGACTTTGGTGAGAGAGGCGATCGAAAATTAA
- the ftsY gene encoding signal recognition particle-docking protein FtsY produces the protein MAFNWFRRPNNESADTPETQNQKETPAVEATETATTGPDTADLLAFAKAAYKNIQEKQQIEPESSVAVEENPVTEEIGETEAEAETAPIEVDENIVEITEDVVSELETANLSFLERAAAERKAKQEKLIASAIETEIPETPTTPTETEVEIPELVFDDGFKWSAKVLAAQGRKAEDISLEEITWLKKLRQGLDKTRRNILNQLKAIVGQGPLNQAAVNEIESLLLQADVGVEATDYIIAALQKKILTEVTPPEQAIAYLKEILRGMLDAPLQNPDKPSFAPEKDQLTIWLITGVNGAGKTTTIGKISHLAQKSGYKCLIGAADTFRAAAVEQVKVWGNRSGVEVIANPGKNTDPAAVVFDAIAAAQSRETELLLIDTAGRLQNKKNLMDELGKIRKIIDKKAPNARVESLLVLDSTLGQNGLRQAEVFSQAAQLSGVVLTKLDGTGKGGVAIAVVQQLGLPIRFIGAGEGIEDLRPFSSYEFVEALLSG, from the coding sequence ATGGCTTTTAATTGGTTTCGTCGTCCAAATAATGAATCTGCTGATACTCCTGAAACTCAAAATCAGAAGGAAACACCCGCAGTAGAAGCAACTGAAACAGCAACAACCGGACCAGATACGGCGGACTTGTTGGCTTTTGCTAAGGCTGCTTATAAAAATATTCAAGAAAAACAACAAATAGAACCAGAATCATCTGTAGCTGTTGAAGAAAATCCTGTTACTGAAGAAATAGGAGAAACTGAAGCAGAAGCAGAAACTGCACCGATAGAAGTAGATGAAAATATAGTAGAAATTACTGAAGATGTTGTCAGTGAACTAGAAACAGCTAATTTATCTTTTTTAGAACGGGCTGCGGCGGAAAGAAAAGCTAAACAAGAGAAATTAATTGCTAGTGCGATAGAAACAGAAATTCCAGAAACACCAACAACCCCAACAGAAACAGAAGTCGAGATTCCAGAACTTGTATTTGATGATGGATTTAAGTGGTCAGCCAAGGTTTTAGCCGCCCAAGGGAGAAAAGCCGAAGATATTTCTCTAGAAGAAATTACTTGGTTGAAAAAACTCCGTCAAGGTTTGGATAAAACCCGACGGAATATTCTCAACCAACTCAAAGCAATTGTTGGTCAAGGACCTCTTAACCAAGCGGCTGTAAATGAAATTGAATCATTACTTCTCCAGGCAGATGTGGGTGTAGAGGCAACAGATTATATTATTGCTGCGCTCCAGAAAAAAATACTGACAGAAGTTACTCCACCGGAACAAGCGATCGCTTATCTGAAAGAAATTCTCAGAGGTATGCTAGATGCACCCTTGCAAAACCCAGACAAACCCAGCTTTGCACCCGAAAAAGATCAACTCACAATTTGGTTAATTACCGGAGTCAATGGCGCAGGAAAAACTACAACCATCGGTAAAATTTCTCACCTAGCCCAAAAATCCGGTTATAAATGCCTAATTGGTGCAGCAGATACATTCCGGGCGGCAGCAGTGGAACAAGTCAAAGTTTGGGGAAATAGAAGCGGTGTCGAAGTTATCGCCAATCCTGGTAAAAACACAGATCCAGCAGCAGTGGTATTTGATGCGATCGCCGCTGCCCAATCCAGAGAAACTGAACTACTATTAATAGATACCGCTGGGAGACTGCAAAATAAGAAAAACCTCATGGACGAACTGGGCAAAATTCGCAAAATCATAGATAAAAAAGCCCCTAATGCCCGGGTTGAATCCCTATTAGTTCTCGATTCCACCTTAGGACAAAATGGACTGCGACAAGCTGAAGTATTTTCCCAAGCAGCCCAACTCAGCGGCGTTGTTTTAACCAAATTAGACGGAACAGGTAAAGGCGGTGTAGCGATCGCTGTTGTCCAGCAACTAGGCTTACCTATCCGATTTATTGGCGCTGGTGAAGGAATTGAAGATTTGCGTCCATTTTCTAGTTACGAATTTGTAGAAGCATTACTAAGCGGTTGA
- the lnt gene encoding apolipoprotein N-acyltransferase produces MLKLGHQHISKTIIYYTLFFLSGIFMGTTVAPIGAWFIAWIALVPLWLLVIKYTSKTDPPAPRPLPLALLWGIGYHGVALSWITGIHPMDWLGVPWLPSLTITLLCWAFISLWGGILVTVWAALMVRLDRGNPWWRVLLGTAIWCGLESLWSAGPLWWSSLAYTQSPQNLVILHLGQLSGPNTVTAVIVAFNGLIAEYLTQRRRGAKEERIAIYSAFSLFILAHLIGFLFYSQPLTEGANTALKIGVIQGNIPNKIKVLPEGLRRAMTAYTEGYLSLTNQGVKAVLTPEAAIPIFSRTLPQTPLLEAIREQGVIAWVGAFGEQGSSYTNSLFTVLGNGEVTSRYDKSKLVPLGEYIPFENILGGIIQRLSPLEAHQVPGKANQIFDTPFGRVIIGICYESAFAENFRYQASMGGKFILSSSNDAHYTAAMADQHHAQDIMRAIETDRWAVRATNTGYSAFINPHGQTLWKSAYNTYQTHSETIYPRQTRTLYVRWGDWLTPLLLVLSALSGIFRSSPI; encoded by the coding sequence ATGCTAAAACTCGGACACCAACATATTTCCAAAACCATTATATATTATACTTTGTTTTTTCTCAGTGGCATATTCATGGGAACAACCGTCGCCCCTATTGGTGCATGGTTTATAGCCTGGATTGCCCTTGTTCCCTTGTGGCTATTAGTTATTAAATATACATCCAAAACAGATCCCCCTGCCCCCCGCCCCCTGCCCCTTGCCTTATTGTGGGGTATCGGTTATCACGGAGTCGCCTTGTCGTGGATTACAGGGATTCATCCTATGGATTGGTTAGGTGTTCCTTGGTTGCCTAGTTTAACTATTACCCTCCTTTGTTGGGCATTTATTAGCCTGTGGGGGGGAATTTTAGTGACTGTTTGGGCGGCTTTAATGGTGCGTTTAGATAGGGGAAATCCTTGGTGGCGTGTTCTACTTGGTACAGCAATTTGGTGTGGCTTAGAAAGCCTCTGGAGTGCAGGTCCTCTGTGGTGGAGTTCTTTGGCTTATACTCAATCACCGCAAAATCTCGTAATTCTCCATTTAGGACAGCTTTCTGGACCCAATACTGTGACTGCGGTGATTGTGGCTTTTAATGGGTTAATTGCGGAATATCTCACGCAGAGACGCAGAGGCGCAAAGGAAGAAAGAATCGCTATTTATTCGGCTTTTTCTCTATTTATTTTGGCTCATTTAATTGGTTTTCTTTTCTATAGTCAACCGTTGACGGAAGGTGCGAATACGGCTTTAAAAATTGGTGTAATTCAAGGTAATATTCCTAATAAAATTAAGGTTCTTCCTGAAGGTTTACGTCGGGCTATGACAGCTTACACTGAAGGATATTTAAGTTTAACTAATCAAGGTGTCAAAGCTGTTCTTACCCCAGAAGCTGCTATCCCTATTTTTTCTCGGACTTTACCCCAAACTCCTTTATTAGAAGCTATTCGAGAACAGGGTGTCATAGCTTGGGTAGGTGCTTTTGGTGAACAAGGAAGTAGTTATACAAATAGTTTATTTACGGTTCTTGGTAATGGGGAAGTTACCAGTCGTTACGATAAATCTAAACTTGTCCCATTAGGAGAATATATTCCTTTTGAAAATATTTTAGGGGGGATTATTCAACGGTTATCACCACTAGAAGCACACCAAGTTCCGGGTAAAGCTAATCAAATTTTTGATACTCCTTTTGGTAGGGTAATTATTGGTATTTGTTATGAATCTGCTTTTGCGGAAAATTTCCGTTATCAAGCTTCTATGGGTGGGAAATTTATCCTCAGTTCTTCTAATGATGCTCATTATACTGCTGCAATGGCAGATCAACATCATGCCCAGGATATCATGCGGGCAATTGAAACCGATAGATGGGCTGTAAGGGCAACAAATACAGGCTATTCGGCATTTATTAATCCACATGGGCAAACTCTCTGGAAATCGGCTTATAATACCTATCAAACCCATTCAGAAACTATTTATCCCCGTCAAACTCGGACTTTATATGTGCGTTGGGGTGATTGGTTAACTCCTTTATTGTTGGTTCTGAGTGCTTTGAGTGGGATATTCCGATCAAGCCCTATTTAA
- the nusB gene encoding transcription antitermination factor NusB: MQRRKPQQIARELALLSLSQLPINPKKLETLSDEQLVSKLVLGAVRTLTLEVQDTLNNAAGELQRSNDRLLTSETRAADLNTARTMLKEAISYTQIAINQLGTSVDFPELIQLANQDKEVRNYAKAIIITVSENHQAIEESISHALVDWQVTRLAQIDRDILQIATAEIKFMKVPDSIAINEAVELAKRYSGEDGHRFINGVLRRVSEQKQPV; this comes from the coding sequence ATGCAACGTCGTAAACCCCAACAAATAGCCCGTGAATTGGCTCTGTTAAGCCTTAGCCAATTACCCATTAACCCCAAGAAACTGGAAACCCTATCAGACGAGCAATTAGTCTCTAAGCTAGTTTTAGGGGCAGTCCGTACCCTGACATTAGAGGTACAGGACACATTGAATAATGCCGCAGGCGAACTACAACGGAGCAATGATCGCCTATTAACTAGCGAAACGAGAGCCGCTGACTTAAATACAGCTAGAACTATGTTGAAAGAGGCAATTTCCTATACCCAAATAGCTATTAATCAATTAGGTACATCCGTTGATTTTCCTGAATTAATTCAGTTAGCTAATCAAGATAAGGAAGTTCGTAATTACGCTAAAGCTATTATTATTACCGTTAGTGAAAATCATCAGGCTATCGAAGAATCTATTTCTCATGCTTTAGTAGATTGGCAAGTTACCCGTTTAGCCCAAATTGATAGAGATATTTTGCAAATAGCCACCGCAGAAATAAAGTTTATGAAAGTTCCCGACAGCATTGCTATTAATGAAGCTGTAGAACTAGCTAAACGTTACAGTGGAGAAGACGGACACCGATTTATTAATGGTGTTCTCCGTCGAGTTAGCGAACAAAAACAACCTGTTTAA
- a CDS encoding DUF502 domain-containing protein, translating into MENNHNSLTKLNNDNRGLGMERWKQDLKNDLIAGLLVVIPLATTIWLTITIATWVINFLTQVPKQLNPFDGLNPILVNILNLLVGLAVPLLSILAIGLMARNIAGRWLLDFGERLLQAIPLAGQVYKTLKQLLETLLKDSNGKFRRVVLVEYPRPGIWAIAFVTGAISNEIQNQISRPVLSLFIPTTPNPTTGWYAVVPEEDVVNLSISVEDAFKIVVSGGIVAPNIQLPELSGLSAGSSLEIQQREIPEIEPKLDTNLVK; encoded by the coding sequence ATGGAAAATAATCACAACAGTTTGACGAAGCTAAATAACGATAATCGGGGTTTGGGAATGGAACGGTGGAAACAAGACTTAAAAAATGACCTGATTGCTGGTTTGCTGGTGGTAATTCCCCTCGCAACTACAATCTGGTTAACAATTACCATAGCTACCTGGGTAATTAACTTTCTCACCCAAGTTCCTAAACAACTGAATCCCTTTGATGGGTTAAATCCTATATTAGTAAATATACTTAATTTACTGGTAGGATTAGCCGTACCATTACTAAGTATTCTGGCTATTGGTTTAATGGCTAGAAATATTGCTGGTCGGTGGTTATTGGATTTTGGTGAACGGTTACTACAAGCGATTCCTCTGGCAGGACAGGTATATAAAACTCTCAAGCAACTATTAGAAACCCTCCTAAAGGATTCTAATGGTAAATTTCGCCGAGTAGTTTTAGTAGAATACCCTCGTCCGGGCATTTGGGCGATCGCATTTGTCACCGGCGCAATTAGCAATGAAATCCAAAATCAAATATCCCGTCCCGTCCTCAGTCTATTTATTCCCACTACCCCCAATCCCACAACAGGATGGTATGCAGTAGTACCAGAAGAGGATGTAGTTAATCTCTCTATATCCGTTGAGGATGCTTTTAAGATAGTTGTGTCTGGCGGTATAGTCGCCCCTAATATTCAATTACCAGAGCTTTCTGGACTGTCAGCAGGATCATCTTTAGAAATACAACAGCGGGAAATTCCCGAAATTGAACCTAAACTCGATACCAACCTAGTAAAGTGA
- a CDS encoding SDR family oxidoreductase yields MQNQIVFITGASSGIGAACARIFAHAGAKLILAARRWERLQQLANSLDIPSEKIHLLQLDVCDRLAVESAITNLPSSWKNIDILINNAGLSRGLSKLQEGDFQDWEEMIDTNIKGLLYLTRYIVPGMVERNHGHVINIGSIAGHQTYPGGNVYCGTKAAVKAISEGLKQDLLGTPVRVTSVDPGMIETEFSQVRFHGDTERAKKVYAGVKPLTPDDVADVIFFCATRASHVNINEVILMPVDQASATLVNRQL; encoded by the coding sequence ATGCAAAACCAAATTGTTTTCATTACCGGTGCAAGTAGCGGTATTGGCGCTGCTTGTGCGAGAATTTTTGCTCATGCTGGTGCAAAGCTGATTTTAGCCGCACGACGGTGGGAACGGTTACAGCAATTAGCTAATTCATTAGATATTCCATCAGAGAAAATCCATTTATTACAACTTGATGTGTGCGATCGCTTGGCTGTAGAATCAGCTATTACTAACTTACCCTCATCTTGGAAAAATATTGATATTCTCATTAACAATGCCGGTTTAAGTCGCGGTTTAAGTAAATTGCAAGAAGGCGATTTTCAAGACTGGGAAGAAATGATAGATACTAATATCAAAGGTTTACTTTACCTTACCCGTTATATTGTCCCAGGAATGGTAGAACGGAATCATGGTCATGTCATCAATATCGGTTCTATTGCCGGACATCAAACCTATCCTGGTGGTAATGTCTATTGTGGGACAAAAGCCGCCGTTAAAGCCATTTCTGAAGGCTTAAAACAAGACCTTTTAGGAACTCCTGTGAGAGTGACATCTGTAGATCCTGGTATGATAGAAACAGAATTTAGTCAAGTCCGGTTTCATGGTGATACAGAACGAGCTAAAAAGGTGTATGCAGGCGTTAAACCCTTGACTCCTGATGATGTAGCTGATGTGATCTTTTTCTGCGCCACTAGAGCCAGTCACGTTAATATTAACGAAGTCATACTTATGCCAGTTGATCAAGCCAGCGCTACCCTAGTAAATCGGCAGCTTTGA
- the gyrA gene encoding DNA topoisomerase (ATP-hydrolyzing) subunit A, with amino-acid sequence MTTSQERIIPTDLRGEMSRSYLEYAMSVIVGRALPDARDGLKPVHRRILYAMHELGLLHDRPFRKCARVVGEVLGKYHPHGDTAVYDALVRMAQDFSMRSPLISGHGNFGSVDNDPPAAMRYTECRLHALTSVALLQDIEAETVDFADNFDGSQQEPTVLPSRIPQLLLNGSSGIAVGMATNIPPHNLGELIDGLVALIHNPEITDMQLMQYIHGPDFPTGAQILGVSGIKEAYTTGRGSITMRGVANIETLTQRNRPEREAIIITELPYQTNKAALIEKIAELVNDKRIDGISDIRDESDRDGMRIVIELKRDAYPRVVLNNLYKQTPLQSNFGANMLALVNSEPHTLNLKRFLSVFLDFRILSIERRTRYELRKAQERDHLLQGLLIALSRLDAIIVLIRHAPDAPTAKGELITTYGLSEVQADAILQMQLRRLTALEADKIRLEHDDLQVKISDLEDILARRERVLEIIETEIIQIKTSFATPRRTVITHGEGDIDDIDLIANEKAIILVTEQGYIKRMPVNTFESQSRATRGKAGAKVKDDDTIEHFLTCCDHDSILFFSDRGVVYCLRAYQIPVSSRTSRGTPIVQMLPIPKEEKITSIVPVDEFSSEEYLVMLTKGGNIKKTVLEAFSHIRANGLIAISLEEGDQLRWVRRARVEDSIIIGSRQGMAIHFRCTHDQLRPLGRATRGVKSMKLKNKDELIGMDILPAAVLDTLDTVIEGDIEETVEIENSEETVETADIENSEEIVEVTNTNSIGPWVLVITMGGYGKRVPVSQFRLQNRAGQGLMATKFKNRKTKDKLATLRIVNSDDEIMMATNRGIIIRQAVNAISIQSRSATGVKVQRLDEDDAITGVAVVPPDTGDTGELEEAE; translated from the coding sequence ATGACAACCTCACAGGAGAGGATTATCCCGACGGATTTGCGAGGTGAAATGTCGCGGTCTTATCTAGAATACGCCATGAGCGTCATTGTAGGTCGGGCGCTGCCAGATGCTAGGGATGGACTCAAACCTGTGCATCGTCGCATCCTCTATGCCATGCACGAACTGGGTTTACTACATGATCGCCCTTTCAGGAAATGCGCCCGTGTGGTCGGGGAAGTGTTGGGTAAATATCACCCTCACGGTGACACGGCAGTGTATGATGCCCTGGTGCGGATGGCGCAGGATTTTTCCATGCGATCGCCTCTCATCAGTGGACATGGTAACTTTGGTTCAGTAGACAATGATCCACCAGCGGCAATGCGGTACACAGAATGTCGCTTGCACGCCTTAACCAGTGTTGCCCTCCTCCAAGATATTGAAGCCGAAACCGTAGACTTTGCCGATAACTTCGATGGTTCTCAACAAGAACCCACAGTTTTACCCTCCCGCATTCCCCAACTGCTGTTAAATGGTTCTTCGGGAATTGCTGTGGGAATGGCGACAAATATTCCCCCACATAACTTGGGAGAATTGATTGATGGATTAGTAGCCCTAATTCACAATCCCGAAATAACTGATATGCAGTTAATGCAGTATATTCACGGTCCCGATTTCCCCACCGGAGCGCAGATATTGGGAGTCAGTGGGATTAAAGAAGCTTACACCACTGGACGCGGTTCAATTACCATGCGGGGTGTGGCGAATATTGAAACCCTGACCCAACGCAACCGTCCAGAACGGGAAGCAATCATCATTACCGAATTGCCTTACCAAACCAACAAAGCGGCATTAATCGAAAAAATTGCCGAGTTGGTGAATGATAAACGCATTGATGGTATTTCCGATATCCGGGACGAGAGCGATCGCGACGGGATGAGAATTGTCATAGAATTAAAACGTGATGCCTATCCCCGCGTTGTTTTAAACAACCTTTATAAACAAACCCCTTTACAGTCTAACTTTGGGGCAAATATGTTGGCATTAGTCAACAGTGAACCCCACACCCTCAACCTCAAACGTTTCCTCAGCGTCTTCCTAGATTTCCGCATTCTCTCCATTGAACGCCGGACTCGCTACGAACTCAGGAAAGCCCAGGAACGAGATCACCTATTGCAAGGCTTATTAATTGCCCTGTCACGATTAGATGCAATTATTGTTCTAATTCGTCATGCACCAGACGCACCCACAGCCAAAGGGGAATTAATCACCACCTATGGACTGTCGGAAGTGCAAGCAGACGCAATTTTGCAAATGCAACTACGCCGACTAACAGCCCTAGAAGCCGATAAAATCCGCCTGGAACACGACGATTTACAAGTTAAAATTAGCGACTTAGAGGATATTTTAGCCAGACGGGAACGGGTGCTAGAAATCATTGAAACGGAAATCATCCAAATTAAAACCAGCTTTGCCACACCCCGACGGACAGTAATTACTCATGGGGAAGGAGACATAGATGATATTGACTTAATTGCCAATGAAAAGGCGATTATTCTGGTGACAGAACAAGGTTACATCAAACGGATGCCCGTCAACACCTTTGAATCCCAAAGCCGGGCCACCAGAGGCAAAGCCGGGGCAAAAGTCAAAGATGATGATACCATCGAGCATTTTTTAACCTGCTGCGACCATGATAGTATTTTATTCTTTAGCGATCGCGGAGTCGTTTATTGCCTAAGAGCATATCAAATTCCTGTGAGTTCTCGCACCAGTCGCGGTACACCCATAGTGCAAATGTTGCCCATACCCAAAGAAGAAAAAATCACCTCCATTGTCCCCGTAGACGAATTTAGCAGCGAAGAGTATCTCGTCATGCTCACCAAAGGCGGTAACATCAAAAAAACCGTCCTCGAAGCATTTAGCCACATTCGCGCCAACGGATTAATTGCCATATCCTTAGAAGAAGGTGACCAACTGCGCTGGGTCAGAAGAGCCAGAGTTGAAGACAGCATAATTATCGGCTCACGTCAAGGTATGGCTATTCACTTCCGCTGCACCCATGATCAACTGCGTCCCCTGGGGAGAGCCACTCGTGGTGTAAAATCCATGAAACTCAAAAACAAAGACGAACTCATCGGCATGGATATTTTACCAGCCGCTGTTCTCGATACCTTGGATACTGTCATAGAAGGGGACATTGAAGAAACTGTAGAAATCGAAAATAGCGAAGAAACCGTAGAAACCGCCGACATCGAAAATAGCGAAGAAATCGTAGAAGTCACTAACACCAACAGTATTGGACCCTGGGTATTAGTCATTACTATGGGCGGTTATGGCAAGCGCGTTCCCGTTTCCCAATTCCGACTGCAAAACCGCGCTGGACAGGGTTTAATGGCTACCAAATTCAAAAATCGCAAAACCAAAGACAAATTAGCCACCTTGCGAATTGTTAACAGCGACGACGAAATCATGATGGCCACCAATCGTGGTATCATTATTCGTCAAGCCGTCAATGCCATTTCTATTCAATCAAGATCAGCTACTGGAGTTAAAGTGCAGCGTCTAGACGAAGATGATGCCATTACTGGAGTTGCTGTTGTTCCCCCTGACACAGGAGATACAGGAGAACTAGAAGAAGCAGAATAG
- a CDS encoding glycosyltransferase family 2 protein gives MNQNQLIQQELNPKITVVMPVYNGEKYLDTAIKSILNQTFTNFELVIVDDASTDSSVKIINSYEDKRIKLIKNNVNLGIPTTRNKCLQASSGEYIAVLDCDDYAYPSRLAEQFEFMENNPDFGMVGSWVELMDDQDNLTGEVWNEEEPDQKIPCRLLFHNYFAHSAVLMRRSAINAVKINGEVYRKDYPNAQDYDLWVRISKKFKVWNIPKVLIKYRVHSHCISLKAANLVEKLTCKILTAQINDLGIQPTDKELALHRQIGSYNPQKIDTSIEYMKEVANWLTILRNANHKTGLYNHHDFNQVLADLQLFMFCHCLTANCHQTWNKNPTPNPLPASDEGARMYLI, from the coding sequence ATGAATCAAAATCAGCTTATTCAACAAGAGTTAAATCCTAAAATCACAGTTGTTATGCCAGTGTATAATGGCGAAAAATATCTTGATACAGCAATCAAGAGTATTTTAAATCAAACGTTTACGAATTTTGAACTTGTAATTGTAGATGATGCTTCAACAGATAGCAGCGTAAAAATTATAAATTCCTATGAAGACAAACGCATCAAATTAATTAAAAACAATGTAAATCTGGGGATACCAACAACTAGAAATAAATGTTTGCAAGCATCATCAGGTGAATACATTGCTGTTTTAGATTGCGATGACTATGCTTATCCATCAAGATTAGCAGAACAATTTGAGTTTATGGAAAATAACCCAGACTTTGGTATGGTTGGGTCTTGGGTTGAATTAATGGATGATCAGGATAATTTGACGGGTGAAGTATGGAATGAGGAAGAACCCGATCAAAAAATTCCTTGTCGGCTGTTATTCCATAACTATTTTGCTCATTCAGCAGTTTTGATGAGAAGAAGTGCAATCAACGCAGTTAAGATAAATGGAGAGGTTTACAGAAAAGATTATCCAAATGCTCAAGATTATGATCTATGGGTAAGAATATCCAAAAAATTCAAAGTTTGGAATATTCCCAAAGTGTTAATTAAATATCGTGTACATTCTCATTGTATAAGTCTAAAAGCCGCAAATTTAGTTGAAAAATTGACCTGTAAAATACTTACTGCTCAAATCAATGATTTAGGTATTCAACCCACTGATAAAGAATTAGCATTACATAGACAAATAGGATCATATAATCCCCAAAAAATTGATACATCTATAGAGTACATGAAAGAAGTAGCAAATTGGTTGACAATACTCAGAAATGCTAATCATAAAACAGGTTTATACAATCATCATGATTTTAATCAAGTTCTCGCAGATTTACAGTTATTTATGTTTTGTCATTGTCTTACAGCAAATTGTCATCAAACCTGGAACAAGAACCCCACCCCCAACCCCCTCCCCGCAAGCGATGAGGGGGCTAGGATGTACCTTATATGA